One genomic region from Yarrowia lipolytica chromosome 1C, complete sequence encodes:
- a CDS encoding uncharacterized protein (Compare to YALI0C18711g, weakly similar to uniprot|Q12155 Saccharomyces cerevisiae YLR050C, similar to Saccharomyces cerevisiae YLR050C; ancestral locus Anc_8.60), with protein sequence MHLLQLSCSSSTFIFQHDTPHNMSTRDTFYGWYFAIHFVITLMVDGGFAIPAAYKLPGQQFMEDFHVASNKDFIVLEKPAWFMSFIWIEILFQLPFFVYGAYKLLTKTATPTTYLWMLVYGVNASLTTLACLAEVWARAGLTDALRYNLLAVYAPFFFISGYIVIDVFQRLQGELRKVKTD encoded by the exons ATGCATCTACTACAACTAAGTTGTTCATCATCAACTTTCATCTTTCAACACGATACACCACATAACATGTCCACGCGAGACACCTTTTACGGGTGGTATTT TGCCATCCACTTTGTCATCACCCTGATGGTCGATGGAGGCTTTGCCATTCCTGCGGCGTACAAACTACCCGGGCAACAGTTCATGGAAGACTTCCACGTGGCATCCAACAAGGATTTCATTGTGCTCGAAAAACCAGCGTGGTTCATGTCCTTCATCTGGATCGAGATCCTCTTCCAGCTGCCCTTCTTTGTTTATGGAGCCTACAAGCTGCTAACCAAGACCGCCACTCCCACGACATACCTGTGGATGCTGGTGTACGGTGTCAATGCCAGCCTAACGACTCTGGCATGTCTCGCGGAGGTGTGGGCTCGAGCCGGTCTTACCGATGCCCTTCGATACAACCTGCTCGCTGTCTACGCCCcctttttcttcatttCTGGCTACATTGTCATTGACGTATTCCAGCGGTTGCAGGGAGAGCTGAGAAAGGTCAAGACTGATTAA
- a CDS encoding uncharacterized protein (Compare to YALI0C18733g, some similarities with uniprot|P42834 Saccharomyces cerevisiae YNL328c MDJ2 and some similarities with uniprot|Q07914 Saccharomyces cerevisiae YLR008C PAM18 Constituent of the mitochondrial import motor associated with the presequence translocase), translated as MVLPIVIGVGVTLVALGLRAGLRARARYSGVPETLLNSRHYLGGFQHNMSRKEALLILGFAREHGSVTLNMLKDKHRKVMMLNHPDRGGSPFMAKKINEAKDMLEKEVKK; from the exons ATGGTGCTACCGATTGTCATCGGAGTGGGAGTCACGTTGGTGGCGTTAGGG CTGCGGGCCGGATTACGTGCGCGAGCCCGATACAGCGGGGTTCCTGAGACGCTGCTCAACAGCAGGCATTATCTGGGCGGATTCCAGCATAATATGAGTCGCAAGGAGGCGCTGTTGATCCTGGGGTTTGCCCGGGAACACGGCTCGGTGACGCTCAAcatgctcaaggacaagcaTCGAAAGGTGATGATGCTGAATCACCCCGATCGAGGCGGATCACCGTTCATGGCCAAGAAAAtcaacgaggccaaggataTGCTGGAAAAGGAGGTAAAAAAGTGA